Within Octopus bimaculoides isolate UCB-OBI-ISO-001 chromosome 20, ASM119413v2, whole genome shotgun sequence, the genomic segment tatatatatgtgggggtaaAATGTGTGTGAAGGGGTATAAGTTGGGAGTAGTGGGAGTGTCTATTCTGTGAGGTGCCCACCttataagggtgtgtgtgtatgcattggtgGAAGGCCAAGGCCGGTGTCCTGTAGTTACAGTCATGTTGGGATGTGCAAGTACAAtaggatgtacttcctttcatgtgggcaaGGATTAAACACCTCACTCCTGCTATTCAGGTAAACTTTCAGACACTGGGTACCCTTTAAAATTGCTCTCTTCTCAGCCAGGCATAACCTGCTATTGAAGTATGGTTTGCACTTCTCAAAGTATCTTCCACTTTATGCTGTACACTGTGGCACTTCCTTTCAAAGAGCAAAAGTGCTTAGTTAGGGTTGTGGCATTGTGTCTTTCTGGGATGTTGAAGGAGGACTTGTGGTTGTTAAAACAGGTTCTGAAGAGGCCTTCCATTGTCTATAAGGTCCTGTAGCTGCTACCCCTGCCTCATATACAGCTGTCTCCGTGTTGCAGTGGCCGTTCAGTGGACAAGTTGTGTTACCCCTGCATGAGCATCCCGCCTCTGCTGTAAGTGTAGGCCTACCTACTAAAATCGTTTTTATACGAGGTGCACAGCTAAAGAATAATCTCAGGGtatgtcaattatatatatatatatgtaatggaacaaaataaatactgaagcTCTCGTGTGATATGGAAATGATGTGTTGGTTATATAATTCTTATCAAAAATTTtaagaacaaagcaaaaaaaaaaaatcattgcggTATCAACAATTTAAGAGGGACCAGCGataagaagggcatcctgccattaCACAAAAACTATGATAAAAATTATGATGTGCCCAACTACACATTACTTCCATCAGATAAAACACCACTCTGCGATGGAAAAACGAACGTAGaagcaatgtatgtgtatatttatgtgtgtgtatgtgttggttaCTAATGTCCAAATTCGTTTTTCTGTATCAGTTTTAATTTACTCGAAGACGGTTATCTTCTCGCAGTTTATTGCAAGGGAAGTAACTGCAGTAAAAGTGTCTTCTGAATAGATTTGGTCCAGATAAGAGAAATGCGGTTTAGGATGAGTTAATAATCCTACTTATCCTAATTCCACACTTCATACTTCTTATGAAAAACGTCTGTTacagaaattatttatatataagttaattTACTATCCAAATATTTGTAGAATCGTCTAACACTTGAGAACTAAAAAAAATCATGTGGATAAGGAGCAGAGGATATGAAAATGTTGAAAGATTGGTGAATATCCAAGATAAACTATGGTGAAAAAAATCTTAATAAActtaaaactattaaaaaaatttaataataatacatgaCTTGAACATGTTAATTCAAAATTATTCTTAGACCTTATGTGATTAGCTGTTTTTGAGAATTTGAAAAAACTGAAACTAAATTGACAATGTGCTGGGGATTTCCAAATGAGATTCATTGTATGCTATCATCTGAGCATTGTGTAAAAGCGTATGACATTATCTGAAGTTTAATGCATGTACTGAATTCATTCAACAACTTGAAATGGTTTCTCATTTTCAAatcaaagaagtaaaaaagacatattgcatgtgtgtaatatgttgatggaaacaaatataatttgcatttagtaaaatgctttaaatattgaaaaagaaacacTTTTAAGGTAGCATGTAAATCCACAAAAATAAAGTGAGGAATTTGAAAGTGAAGAGTTTGCAAGTATTTATGTAATTGGTCTAAAACAAAATGACAGTGATCAATGTGAAAATAATGTAGACTTTAAAATGCCAGTTGACAACTGGTAGTCAGGTAACTATAGTAATTCAAATCTGGTTGATCCAAATTAAGATAGTGTAATCTCAAACTAAATCAGTTTGATGGATCATAATTTTAGGTAAGTTTAACAAATAAATGGAAGTTGATAAGAGTATAGATGCTGGGAGTGCTGCTATATTTGAATAAAGCAAACATCACGAATTGCTTGATATGGATGTGATGAGTACTGATAGTTCAAGGACAAAGAGGTTTTTAAGTAAGATAATCATCTTAAGACCATACAGATAAAGCTAACAAAGTTGATAACAAAAGCTGAGGAAACTAATTAATGAAGGCCTTTTGAAAAAAAGATCCCTCtaagtgaaaataaatagaaatctcAGAATATATGGAAATTAAGTGTAAATGAAAGAATTTGATCACATTCCTATCTAGTTCCAAATAGTGAAtcaatatttcattctctttctggCAAGAGTTAATAATACTGATTAATAATATTATAGGGACTTAAAAACAGACAGCCCTGTTTCAGAAAACAATTAAACATGTTGAAAATCTTCAGCAAGAAAACATACAGTTGTGACTTAGTGGTAAATAGGTATACTAACCCATGCAAATCAAATAAACTGACAAATATTGATaatgaataaaatgcaaaaatcaGTTTTGAATGTTATTCTAGCTATTATTAAAGATTGCAATTTAACAACCAATGCAAGAACAATTACAAATAATGTTAGATAcaattcttaaaaaaataaaaaaacaatatggaGATGTCATGTCATTAATATTGTTGCAGAATTGCATacactttatatttatatgttggtTAAGATTTTAAAATGACAACTAGAGATTGGTTATTCAACTTGATAAAACTTCTGAATGTAAAGGAAAACATGCAACTATAGCTTTACTTGGGTAAATTTAGTATGACATGACACaaagcaacaaaatatattactCCCCACAAAAATAATCTTCTGAGTGGAGTATATTTTGGTGGGTAGGCTGAAATTGGTTCCACTGAAGTAACTGATTGTTGACGATGGTTATCACCAATAGAAAATAATGTTAACAACTCATGGTACAGACGACAGTAAATCATACCAGGACACAGTTGTGCTTCTGGAAACTTGATGTATTTAAAGGAAACAAGCCGAGTCTTTTTCAACCTAGAATCAAAAAGGATTCAAAAGGTAACtagattatataaataagcaacatGGAACATGTAACAACAGATATCAATATTAAGTTGAAATGTatcagaattaaaatattttacaatgtgCATTAACATATTTCACTCCTGCTTGGAGCTAtaaaatgcacatgcatatatcatcatcatttaatgtgaaTGTGGGGCATAATGTATCAATTCTCCAAATTTTGAAAATAGCGTCAAATAAAAACCAACATGTAACAGTTAACATGGAttaacatacaaaaatgcatcATGATTCTGATAAGCTCTTTCGATGGAATGGGAGACAATTTTAAATGCttgtttcatatattcataactaTATTTGAACTACTGTAAATATGTGAAATTCCAACATTTGGTGAGACATAAATGGTTCATCCACAAATGGAATGAAACACAGCAATATTTGGATAAAACTGACAAATTGTAGGTGACTGCTGCAAACAATAAAGTAACATGAGTGACATCCGAAGTTAAAAAAACTCAACCTTTATCAAAATAAAGAAGCAACAACCATGTTTACAGAACAACAGTTACTTTGAAAGTTAAATTAGTTATGAAAAAGTCCTACATTCAACACAAGGAGTCCAGATTATGTTGTATGCTTCTTGCTTAACATCCGAGTACCTTGGAATACACTTAGGGCTAACATAAATATCACAAAGGTCAGCAACCAAAATCTGTTCCAGCATCTCTTGCAGATGGAGTACTCAGTGTCCTCTTCCTCTGAATTACATGCACTATCTGGtaaccatcattattgtcacatTTTGCACTACCTGTTTTCTGCCATTTCGGAGCAAGTAACCCTCTTTCCTTTCCACTCTTAGTCTTTTGCTGCTTCTTCACTGCATGTCCTGTCTCAAACTTGATTCTgtgtaaatatcaataattatataaagatGCTGCTAAAACACTCacacttccttcttttcttctatttatagAAGCCCATGAGCTATAAATTTAGTGACCCAATATGCTCtgcttttatatttacttaaatttCAGAATTACCAAGGAAATTTCCTTTATCCAGTAGAACATAGGCAAAGAAGATACTCTGAACATACCATAAATCCAAATCTGCAGTACTTCTTGCAGCACAGCAAAGTTTCAAGTTTCATTTCACAATTGAAAATTGGTTGGTCTAGTGACTGAAGTTTGTGATTCAGAATGAAGAGCTTGAAAAGAAGTGACCAGGAAGAATGCAAATTTTTTTAGCAGGAAGGAATGATGCAATTCATAATGGCTACTAATCATACTTCTTGGAGTtgggagaaaaataatgaaaatctaGCAAATGACCCACTCCCCCTATAATCCTGTATTATATAGTTCCAAGCAGGAGTGAAATATGTATGTTGATGTACTTTGTAAGATATTTGAATTCTGAAACATTTCGTATTAGCTATCAACCCGGTTTTGAACATAACCACTTTCTTATTGCCATGATTCAGTATGCCAGGTGGATGATAGGTACAAAATAGTCTGCCAGGAAAAGCTAATGTAGTACCCCAGTGTCCTGTAAAAGCTGGGATTTGCTTCACAGAACGATTTCCTTATTCGTAATTTAATTTTGCTAGGTGATTTTTTAGGGCTTTCTGTTTACATTATCAGCCTTTGTTGACACTTtccatacatattacataattaGACCTCATGTCAGAAGTGATGTTTGTTGTTGCTCATATTTGGCGAATATGAACCCTGCTTTGCCAGTTCTGCTGTTCACATTAGACTGCCATCACTACTAATCACACTGCCCAAGGAAATGAAATTGTTCACATCGTCCACAACTTGCACAATGAAAATAGGTtgagattttatataaatacttaatgtccactttcacatgcttgcataggttagacaatgaggcagattttttttttgcagccaAATGCCTTATTACcatccctcacctgttttcaagtaagataaATTTCCCCATGGTTAGACAAACCTTtcatttaaaactggaaacgaGCAGCATTGCTAGTATGacatgctcatttacaaccatcacatatgAAGACAAAGGGACACACatgtatgacaggtttcttttagtttccaccccCAGATCTACTTGAAAGCTTTGGTTGACATAGAAGTATAGTAAAAGAAcaattacccaaggtgctacagtGAAATTGGACTCAAGAccacattgttgggaagcaagcttcttaaccacacagccatacctgcacctgtaCCTCTCTATCAATCCACACGGATTTCTTGTTATCCACTGCAGCCATACTCGACAATACTTAAGGATTTTTTCGATCTTACCAACCCCAAAACTTATTTCTAAATCTGGTACAGATTAATCTAATCTATAGGACATAAAAACACTTCTTTTGATAAATAGTGTTAATACAACGCAGATACTCATATCTACCAATTTCTGTCACTTGGCTTCAAAGGTGTTGTCAGGTACTAAAGTTAGGAGCGAGCAGATAGAAAAAAAGGGCGCCGTAACACATACCAAACgatttttaactcatttctcttaACATTACGCGAAAtgtttcattagttataatatacgcaattgtattctacattcattaatttcatgtttcagtaaaACATGTCATTGTCATATTGTTTtcaacaataattaaaacaagcaGATCTTTTAATCTATATCTTAGATCTGAACTACTTCTATATGCAATTAAGGGGACATAATTCTGTTCTCTCTTGTTACAATCAAGATGTATGAAACAGAATTACTGATATAGTCAACGAAAGAGTTGAAAAGGCGCCAGGGAAGCTGTCTGTCCCCTAATAGCTACGTCACTACTTGGTATTAGACATTCTGAGGTTATAGAAGACTTAAGATAACCAAGCAGTAGAATTGAATTTGTAACCATGTGATTTACTAAGAAAATTTAAATCGGAGTCATCCTTTCTTagtacagaaacaaaaaaaaaattatgacgaTATGGAGACAAacgagagggaaagagatgaGCTTTgtttatggaatatatataccttAAATGCTTCACCAAAAATGTACACGACCCTGCAAATAAAGTTGATTGCAATCTAATTTGACGTGGGGTTGCGATTGTAAAATTTTATCCTAAAATCTCACTCAAAGCACACGTACATTTCAAGAAGATGGGTAATAATGGTTGGTCATAACAGAAATTTCTTTGATCAATCCTTGAAATCATATGGACGCGGCATATATTACAATCGACTTTGCAACACTGAAAATGGTAGTTCTGATAATTGACTGAATATAAAATCATAGGCCACCAAATCTTTAATAGGACACTAGCGAGGGCAAAAGTTAAGTCGCTTGCCCCAcacaaaatagcagtcaaatctctagATTACACTGGATAACGTAGTCAAGGTTGTATCGTCTATATTAAAGATGAGATAGGGAAGTCATTTTGCCTTTGATCAGAGCCGACTGGTCAAAAGCAACAGGCCCTTATCCCTCTTAAGTACGGATTTGCAGCCCCAAATATTCTGCGTAGTAACCTTTTGTTTTGCCTAACACAAGTAgatagaaaactttttaaaattcaaattggtTCCTAAGGCTTACTTGGCTTTAAAGAATACACTATAAGTCAAAACCAGCTAAGTTTCTGCTTTCATTGCCTATGCTACAATCTGGTCAACCATTACTATCCATATTATGGATACTTTATACTTAGGCCgcaccccctcccctcaaaatttggCACTGCGAGCTTTCAGTCTTTTTCATTACGAGTGCCGCAAATGTTCTCGTTTCACGTTAGCTACATTTTAACGTTGGattaataaaaagttttgaagcTCGTTCTCATGTGAAATAGTCTAAGCGTACTCGAACCACAAATGGAGTAATAGTAAGCATGAAGATCATAAACTCAGTTTACGACCATGACATACAGCGAAAAGTATTCACTAAACAATTTAGTAATAACTTCACATTGCCATGCTGTCGCAAGGCATTTGAGAATTACCTACTGTTGCTCTCTCCATTAAGAATTCGTTAGAAAAAAAAGTCTTTCAATACAAAACACGACAGGAAGACAAACAAAACTACTGTTCTTTCGGGGAGGTTTTACAGATGAAGAGCAAAATCCCACATTATcaagataattttaatataaagaaaaataccaTTATAAAGTCAACACAGTTATTAAAATTAGATGCAATTGAATTTAACAATAAAAGCAAAGAGGACACCATAATATGAAGAAAATCGCACGCATTCAGAAGAAAATGTCAGACTTTACGGATGGCTTTGTTGGCCCTTAAAAGGGCCGTTTGGCAgatgaagatattaaaaaaaaaaggtggtaaAAACGAGACGACGTTTGGAATCTTAAAATTCCTGAGACTGAGATCCTTTCTTGTCGGACTTCTTCGAAACAGCGGCGGCAGCAGACTTCTTCGGAAGAAGGACAGCTTGGATGTTTGGTAAAACCCCGCCCTGGGCAATGGTGACACCAGACAAGAGTTTATTCAGCTCTTCGTCGTTGCGGATAGCTAACTGCAAGTGACGGGGGATGATTCGAGATTTTTTGTTGTCCCGAGCAGCATTGCCGGCCAATTCGAGCACCTCAGCAGCTAAATACTCCATTACGGCAGCCAAGTAGACAGGAGCTCCTGCACCAACACGTTGGGCATAGTTGCCTTTTCTTAATAAACGATGGATTCGACCAACAGGGAATTGAAGTCCAGCCTTTGAAGAACGGCTCTTCGGTTTCGCCTTCACTTTTCCACCTTTTCCTCGTCCAGACATAGTTGTTCAAAGTGCGAGTGTGTGCGAGAGGGAAATAATATGAACAATTTCAATTAATAACAAGACTTATATAGTAGTCAGAGTCTCGCGCCAAAAATTGCTTACAACTATAGTTGTAAAACCTCGTGCGAACGTAACTTTCTCCCTACCTTtctctttagttcttgttgtcgTTCTCGTTATAAcgagattacaaaaaaaaaaatccaaatttcCCATGATACCTGAcaaatgttgttttgaatttcttgGCGCCAACTGAATTAATGTCTTCAGAAATGATCTTTATAGATCTTAGTTGTTTAGTCATGTCTGTTGATCATCTTGTCGAGACGTCTCTTTTGTTAGCATTATCTCGAGTGATGACTGTTAAAGCGTATTAAGACCTTTTTCAGCCCGTTTTAATTTTTTGCTAGAACAGATTTGTTGGTGAGATAATGTTTACTTAACGAAATATGAGAAAACTGGCTGTTGATAGAAAATCGATGTGTTGTTGAAGAAAACCTGAGTTGTGCGTTGAGTTCGGCTTTCGGAGAAAAACGAAATGATTAATACTTGATCTTTCCTTTCAAAGTTCGCTATACAAGTAGAATTTTATATAGGAACTCGGAAAATGAAATCTGCTTCGTTTGTCATTGTTCAGCCTTTATTGAGTAGGATTATTATAGAAGGTTTTTCATCTAATTATCTCGTCTCTTAATGCAATAATGAATATAGGACTGCATTATCCTAGATACACAGCTCTAGCTGAGTGTAATCTCTCAGCTTAAAGTGAcggaaaaatattagatttcatTTAAATACACTGCGAATGGCAGTATATACATTTTTCTCAAGTTATCTTAGGAGATAGTGAGCATGGAAAACGCATTTCTTGATTAAGTAAATACTTGCCCTTTATTGTTGAATTCAGACTAGTAAAGTCTGGAGTTCCGTTATTTTATTGAACTGCTCGAAATAGCTGCATGCACAAATTAATGTCTTCAGAAATGATCTTTATAGATCTTAGTTGTTTAGTCATGTCTGTTGATCATGTTGTCGAGACGTCTCTTTTGTTAGCATTATCTCGAGTGATGACTGTTAAAGCGTATTAAGACCTTTTTCAGTTAAAAGTCGATTGAATATACTTTCGTATATTTAAGAATtggaattttgaaaaatgaaatgttttttcacCACAGTTGTTTCGGTATTTGTCAATgtgtaattaaaaacaaaaaagactgctgttatttctagtaattcTGAAAGATCGCCCGTCCATTCTTTCAAGCGTCACAAATCNNNNNNNNNNGTTGATCATGTTGTCGAGACGTCTCTTTTGTTAGCATTATCTCGAGTGATGACTGTTAAAGCGTATTAAGACCTTTTTCAGTTAAAAGTCGATTGAATATACTTTCGTATATTTAAGAATtggaattttgaaaaatgaaatgttttttcacCACAGTTGTTTCGGTATTTGTCAATgtgtaattaaaaacaaaaaagactgctgttatttctagtaattcTGAAAGATCGCCCGTCCATTCTTTCAAGCGTCACAAATCTACGTAAGTATATTGGGTGCCCTTCCTATAAAAAACATTGATCATACAACATTCAGATGGCCTTAATATGATCGTCCGACATGCCAGAGATAACAGCAAAGTCACCACCAAGCCATTCATAATAATAAGTTTtaattcttgtttctcttttaatTAGATCATTGAATTTTTGTCATGATTAAGTGGGTGGAGGGCAAGGGGGCGGgaaaatttttcattttgatCGTTGGCGAAATAACGAGTAGATTCTTATCTCCAAAAGCGTCTCCATATTACTAAATACGGCGGTGGTAAAaaatacgcacaccacccattttcggcctaaccctaaacaccgggagtgcgtattctttactttcatcCAAAATCTGTTGTCAAATgcgagagataaaaaaaaaaatggatgtgtATGTTCAACACCTCGGTGACTTTGTTATTTCTAGTACGTGGAGAGACCACATCCACACTCATTTCATGCGTTGGGTTACAAATCACCTATGCATGCGAACTATCAAATGCGTTTGAAAGCATTTGGAATATTGGCGTagaggttttttttgtttgtttttcgttgaatgaatttaCGGTGACCTAATATGTCACAAAACTCTTGTGGGGGTGGAGTGGGGTGGAACCCTcggaaacttgtttcccaaccacatggttccgggttcagtcccactgcgtggcaccttgggcaagcatcttctacaatAACTTTGagtcgaccaaatccttgtgagtggatttggtggacggaaactgaaagaagctcgtcgtatgtattctttaactcttatttattgtgattactaaatcacatatttaaattgaaattaaacttTTATAGCATATTTTTGATCTCTCACCTTAATGTATAATCTTCCTgtgaaaactaaaattttaactttatccaactctttttttttttttttgctttagagttaaaaaatgctaattttatagttttaaattcGCTTGGTATTGTTATCatagca encodes:
- the LOC106871777 gene encoding histone H2A-like, which encodes MSGRGKGGKVKAKPKSRSSKAGLQFPVGRIHRLLRKGNYAQRVGAGAPVYLAAVMEYLAAEVLELAGNAARDNKKSRIIPRHLQLAIRNDEELNKLLSGVTIAQGGVLPNIQAVLLPKKSAAAAVSKKSDKKGSQSQEF